In Sporichthya polymorpha DSM 43042, a genomic segment contains:
- a CDS encoding ATP-binding protein, whose translation MTSSMFSRLACGYPELPGPDPEFRPGDGPAGPWATRVRPGYPDPPARVTIIDVDTSTLGLDTSSPLGPAADGSPRTRYRRRRENRLVAGVAGGMADHLSLDPLHVRVAFAVLSGIAGFGVVLYGAFWLVVPLAEPSGAAQPPGLAAASRRGLRRLPVRGPEPESIGQLVALLAVALGAVLALQQTGLGVDEMVLWPALAVVAGLAVVWWQVDEADRSARTADPEAPSSWRRRVLVGVRFVAGAVLVTLGLATYVVLAGGPGGVRRGVLGAAVLLGGAALLVGPWVLRTWRSLADERAERIRTQMHADLAAHLHDSVLQTLALIQRQAHDPREVIRLARGQERDLREFLYGDRDADAEVSTLAAALRRTAAEVEEAHRVPVEVVTVGDADLDGPAAEARRALLAAAREAMVNAAVHAGTTVDVYAEVDGDTVLAYVRDRGPGFDPDAVPEDRAGVRHSIVGRMQRHGGRAVVRSRAGEGTEVELRLGES comes from the coding sequence ATGACATCGAGCATGTTCTCCCGGCTCGCGTGCGGGTATCCGGAACTGCCCGGACCCGACCCGGAGTTTCGCCCGGGTGACGGGCCCGCGGGTCCGTGGGCGACCCGGGTGCGTCCCGGATACCCGGACCCGCCCGCGCGTGTGACGATCATCGACGTGGACACGAGCACCCTCGGCCTGGACACCAGCTCCCCGCTGGGTCCGGCGGCCGACGGCTCGCCCCGCACGCGCTACCGCCGCCGCCGGGAGAACCGACTCGTCGCGGGGGTCGCCGGCGGGATGGCCGACCACCTCAGCCTGGATCCGCTGCACGTCCGCGTCGCCTTCGCGGTCCTGAGCGGCATCGCCGGGTTCGGGGTCGTGCTCTACGGCGCGTTCTGGCTCGTCGTGCCGCTGGCCGAGCCGTCCGGGGCGGCGCAGCCGCCCGGCCTGGCCGCCGCGTCCCGGCGCGGGCTGCGGCGGCTGCCGGTCCGGGGTCCGGAACCGGAGTCGATCGGCCAGCTGGTCGCGCTCCTGGCCGTCGCGCTCGGTGCCGTGCTCGCGCTGCAGCAGACCGGGCTGGGCGTCGACGAGATGGTGCTCTGGCCGGCGCTGGCCGTCGTCGCCGGCCTCGCCGTCGTGTGGTGGCAGGTCGACGAGGCGGACCGGTCCGCGCGAACCGCCGACCCGGAGGCGCCGTCGTCGTGGCGGCGGCGGGTGCTCGTCGGGGTCCGGTTCGTGGCCGGGGCCGTGCTGGTCACGCTGGGTCTGGCCACCTACGTGGTGCTGGCCGGGGGTCCCGGGGGCGTCCGCCGCGGCGTGCTCGGGGCCGCGGTCCTGCTCGGCGGTGCGGCACTGCTCGTCGGGCCCTGGGTGCTGCGGACCTGGCGGTCCCTGGCCGACGAGCGCGCGGAGCGCATCCGGACCCAGATGCACGCCGACCTCGCCGCGCACCTGCACGACTCGGTCCTGCAGACCCTCGCCCTGATCCAGCGTCAGGCTCACGACCCACGCGAGGTGATCCGACTCGCGCGCGGTCAGGAGCGCGACCTCCGGGAGTTCCTCTACGGCGACCGCGACGCGGACGCGGAGGTCTCCACCCTCGCCGCCGCGCTCCGGCGGACGGCGGCGGAGGTCGAGGAGGCGCACCGGGTTCCGGTCGAGGTCGTGACCGTCGGCGACGCCGACCTCGACGGCCCGGCCGCCGAGGCGCGCCGGGCCCTGCTCGCCGCGGCCCGGGAGGCGATGGTGAACGCGGCCGTCCACGCCGGCACGACCGTCGACGTCTACGCCGAGGTCGACGGCGACACCGTTCTCGCCTACGTGCGCGACCGTGGCCCGGGCTTCGATCCGGACGCGGTCCCCGAGGACCGCGCGGGCGTCCGGCACTCGATCGTCGGGCGCATGCAGCGCCACGGCGGGCGAGCCGTCGTCCGCAGCCGGGCCGGCGAGGGGACCGAGGTCGAACTGCGGTTGGGGGAGAGCTGA
- a CDS encoding LuxR C-terminal-related transcriptional regulator — MSGSLRVVVVDDHRMFRTGVRAELDAERDGAAGGPGDITVVAEAEDVPTAVAATLEHRPDVVLLDVHLPGGGGATVLREVLAQAPEIRFLALSVSDAAEDVIGVIRAGARGYVTKSITGPELADAIRRVAAGDAVFSPRLAGFVLDAFAGPGAPGPAPAVDPELDLLTSREREVLRLIARGYTYREIAKDLFISDRTVESHVSAVLRKLQLSNRHELSRWATDRRLI; from the coding sequence ATGAGCGGGTCGCTGCGCGTCGTGGTGGTCGACGACCACCGCATGTTCCGGACCGGGGTCCGGGCCGAGCTCGACGCCGAACGGGACGGGGCGGCCGGGGGGCCGGGGGACATCACCGTCGTCGCGGAGGCCGAGGACGTCCCCACCGCCGTCGCGGCGACGCTGGAGCACCGCCCCGACGTCGTCCTGCTCGACGTCCACCTCCCCGGCGGCGGCGGGGCCACCGTGCTGCGCGAGGTCCTCGCGCAGGCGCCGGAGATCCGCTTCCTCGCCCTCTCGGTGTCGGACGCGGCGGAGGACGTCATCGGCGTGATCCGGGCCGGGGCGCGCGGCTACGTCACGAAGTCGATCACCGGGCCCGAACTCGCGGACGCGATCCGCCGCGTGGCCGCCGGCGACGCCGTGTTCTCGCCCCGGCTCGCCGGGTTCGTCCTCGACGCGTTCGCCGGACCCGGCGCCCCCGGGCCCGCCCCGGCCGTCGACCCCGAACTCGACCTGCTCACGTCCCGCGAGCGGGAGGTGCTCCGGCTGATCGCGCGCGGATACACCTACCGCGAGATTGCCAAGGACCTGTTCATCTCCGACCGGACCGTCGAGTCCCACGTCTCCGCCGTCCTCCGCAAGCTCCAGCTCTCCAACCGCCACGAGCTCTCCCGCTGGGCGACCGACCGCCGGCTGATCTGA
- the pcrA gene encoding DNA helicase PcrA — protein sequence MDTLFDDLPMPGSGTPAKRVRVAAATPSAADRSEPASGSDGPAARPAPTAEDLLAGLNPEQRAAVEHSGGPLLIVAGAGSGKTRVLTRRIAYLITVRKVRPSQILAITFTNKAAGEMKQRVAEAVGSAAPNWVSTFHSACLRILRFEAKRLGFTSGFSVYDDTDQQRLLRMIVRDLNLDPKRFTPRAIGNAISGLKNELIDPDTYSSTATGPVETTYAECYRMYQERLRAANALDFDDLIMTTVNLLQAFPDVAEHYRRRFRHVLVDEYQDTNHAQYVLVRELVGGTEALDGHDVPSELPPAELCVVGDADQSIYAFRGATIRNIHEFERDYPNARVILLEQNYRSTQTILSAANAVIARNPDRKPKNLWTDAGDGEKIVGWVAEDEHAEASFVAAEVDRLADAGLAKPKDVAVFYRTNAASRVFEEVFIRVGLPYRVVGGVRFYERKEVRDALAYLRVLANPEDVVSLRRILNVPKRGIGDRAEACIDALSSRERITFPAALRRCEEAYGIATRSLTQVKAFNELMDQLATLVEAGTGPSTVLEAILEQTGYLHELETSTDPQDETRIENLGELIAVAREYEEANPDGSVAGFLERVALVADSDQLPDADAEGEGEDGGQVTLMTLHTAKGLEFPVVFLTGCEDGIFPHMRSLGDPVELAEERRLAYVGLTRAQERLYVTRAEVRSAWGAPQWYPPSRFLEEIPPNLVDWRRTANRSPLQALASGSPRPATRPAGRAQAGPSKPIVALSVGDRVTHDTFGLGTVVATAGVADKAEATIDFGDGAPKRLLLRYAPVEKL from the coding sequence ATGGACACGCTCTTCGACGACCTCCCGATGCCCGGCTCGGGAACCCCGGCCAAGCGTGTCCGGGTCGCGGCGGCGACCCCGTCGGCGGCCGACCGGAGCGAACCGGCGTCGGGTTCGGACGGGCCGGCCGCGCGCCCCGCGCCCACCGCGGAGGACCTGCTCGCCGGGCTGAACCCCGAGCAGCGCGCGGCGGTGGAGCACTCCGGCGGACCGCTGCTCATCGTCGCCGGGGCCGGGTCGGGCAAGACCCGCGTGCTCACGCGCCGGATCGCGTACCTGATCACGGTGCGGAAGGTCCGGCCGTCGCAGATCCTCGCGATCACCTTCACCAACAAGGCCGCGGGCGAGATGAAGCAGCGCGTGGCCGAGGCGGTCGGGTCGGCCGCGCCGAACTGGGTGTCGACGTTCCACTCGGCGTGCCTACGGATCCTGCGCTTCGAGGCGAAGCGGCTGGGGTTCACCTCCGGGTTCTCCGTCTACGACGACACCGACCAGCAGCGCCTGCTGCGCATGATCGTGCGCGACCTCAACCTCGACCCGAAGCGCTTCACGCCGCGGGCGATCGGCAACGCGATCAGCGGTCTGAAGAACGAACTGATCGACCCGGACACCTACAGCTCCACCGCGACCGGCCCGGTCGAGACCACGTACGCCGAGTGCTACCGGATGTACCAGGAGCGCCTGCGCGCCGCGAACGCGCTGGACTTCGACGACCTGATCATGACGACGGTCAACCTGCTGCAGGCGTTCCCCGACGTCGCGGAGCACTACCGGCGCCGGTTCCGCCACGTGCTGGTCGACGAGTACCAGGACACCAACCACGCGCAGTACGTCCTCGTCCGCGAACTCGTCGGCGGGACCGAGGCGCTGGACGGACATGACGTCCCGTCAGAACTTCCCCCGGCCGAGCTCTGCGTCGTCGGCGACGCGGACCAGTCGATCTACGCCTTCCGCGGCGCGACGATCCGGAACATCCACGAGTTCGAGCGGGACTACCCGAACGCGCGCGTGATCCTGCTGGAGCAGAACTACCGCTCCACGCAGACGATCCTGTCCGCGGCGAACGCCGTCATCGCGCGCAACCCGGACCGCAAGCCGAAGAACCTGTGGACCGACGCCGGTGACGGGGAGAAGATCGTCGGCTGGGTCGCCGAGGACGAGCACGCGGAGGCGTCCTTCGTCGCGGCCGAGGTCGATCGGCTCGCCGACGCGGGGCTCGCGAAGCCCAAGGACGTCGCGGTGTTCTACCGGACGAATGCGGCCTCCCGCGTGTTCGAGGAGGTCTTCATCCGGGTCGGCCTGCCGTACCGGGTCGTCGGGGGTGTGCGCTTCTACGAGCGCAAGGAGGTTCGGGACGCCCTCGCGTACCTGCGGGTGCTGGCCAATCCCGAGGACGTCGTCAGCCTGCGCCGGATCCTCAACGTCCCGAAGCGGGGGATCGGGGACCGCGCCGAGGCCTGCATCGACGCCCTGTCGAGCCGGGAGCGCATCACGTTCCCGGCGGCGCTGCGCCGGTGCGAGGAGGCCTACGGCATCGCGACCCGGTCGCTGACCCAGGTGAAGGCGTTCAACGAGCTGATGGACCAGCTCGCGACGCTGGTGGAGGCCGGGACGGGGCCGTCCACGGTGCTGGAGGCGATCCTCGAGCAGACCGGCTACCTGCACGAGCTGGAGACCTCGACCGACCCGCAGGACGAGACCCGCATCGAGAACCTCGGCGAGCTCATCGCGGTCGCGCGCGAGTACGAAGAGGCGAACCCGGACGGCTCGGTCGCCGGCTTCCTCGAGCGGGTCGCCCTGGTCGCGGACTCCGACCAGCTGCCGGACGCCGACGCCGAGGGTGAGGGCGAGGACGGTGGCCAGGTCACGCTGATGACGCTGCACACCGCCAAGGGCCTGGAGTTCCCGGTCGTGTTCCTGACCGGGTGCGAGGACGGGATCTTCCCCCACATGCGCTCGCTCGGGGACCCGGTCGAACTGGCCGAGGAGCGCCGGCTCGCCTACGTCGGCCTGACCCGCGCGCAGGAGCGGCTCTACGTCACCCGGGCCGAGGTCCGCAGTGCCTGGGGCGCCCCGCAGTGGTACCCGCCGTCGCGGTTCCTGGAGGAGATCCCGCCGAACCTGGTCGACTGGCGGCGCACCGCGAACCGCAGCCCGCTGCAGGCCCTGGCGTCGGGCTCGCCGCGGCCGGCCACCCGGCCCGCCGGGCGCGCCCAGGCGGGCCCGAGCAAGCCGATCGTCGCGCTGTCGGTGGGGGACCGGGTCACCCACGACACGTTCGGGCTGGGCACGGTGGTCGCCACCGCCGGCGTCGCCGACAAGGCCGAGGCGACCATCGATTTCGGCGACGGGGCGCCCAAGCGTCTGCTGCTCCGCTACGCCCCGGTCGAGAAGCTCTGA
- a CDS encoding ABC transporter substrate-binding protein, which translates to MRARTLVATLALLALPLAACSDESNTLLDGPRGSVEAPAESASPAATSQTSGTRTVSHAKGSTEVPAAPQRIVTLDSPILDATIFLGLKPVGAVRTSVDTGLPEYLADRTEGVEIVGEIAKPNLEAIAALQPDLILSSTLRDDALYDKLSAIAPTVFTNGPGTEWREDFLLVGEALNRGSEARDALADFDRRASELGERLGLTDADATIMRFLPGETRVYGPESFSGSVLRAIGLGAPDLAYDQFAIARLSTEELTSADADILFTTTYGAEDETTRGEVTPLWDQLQAVQNGCQFDVDDDTWMVGIGLIGATAILDDLEAKLAEGDCGRD; encoded by the coding sequence GTGCGCGCCCGCACGCTCGTCGCCACCCTCGCTCTGCTCGCCCTTCCGCTCGCCGCCTGCTCGGACGAGAGCAACACGCTGCTCGACGGCCCGCGGGGCAGCGTCGAGGCCCCGGCGGAGTCCGCCTCCCCCGCGGCCACCTCGCAGACCTCGGGAACCCGCACCGTCTCGCACGCGAAGGGGTCCACCGAGGTCCCGGCCGCCCCGCAGCGGATCGTCACCCTCGACTCGCCGATCCTCGACGCCACGATCTTCCTCGGCCTCAAGCCGGTCGGCGCGGTGCGCACGAGCGTCGACACCGGCCTGCCCGAGTACCTCGCCGACCGGACCGAGGGCGTCGAGATCGTCGGGGAGATCGCGAAGCCGAACCTGGAGGCGATCGCGGCGCTGCAGCCCGACCTGATCCTGTCCTCGACGCTGCGCGACGACGCCCTCTACGACAAGCTCTCCGCGATCGCCCCGACCGTCTTCACGAACGGTCCCGGTACCGAGTGGCGGGAGGACTTCCTGCTCGTCGGCGAGGCCCTGAACCGCGGTTCGGAGGCCCGGGACGCGCTGGCCGACTTCGATCGGCGCGCGTCCGAGCTCGGCGAGCGGTTGGGGCTGACGGACGCCGACGCGACGATCATGCGGTTCCTGCCCGGCGAGACCCGGGTGTACGGGCCGGAGAGCTTCTCCGGCAGTGTCCTGCGGGCCATCGGCCTCGGGGCGCCGGACCTGGCCTACGACCAGTTCGCGATCGCCCGGCTCAGCACCGAGGAGCTCACGAGCGCCGACGCGGACATCCTCTTCACCACCACCTACGGGGCCGAGGACGAGACCACCCGCGGCGAGGTCACGCCGCTGTGGGACCAGCTGCAGGCCGTGCAGAACGGCTGCCAGTTCGACGTCGACGACGACACCTGGATGGTCGGCATCGGCCTGATCGGCGCGACGGCGATCCTCGACGACCTCGAGGCCAAGCTCGCCGAGGGCGACTGCGGCCGCGACTGA
- a CDS encoding alpha/beta hydrolase, which translates to MNSRWSRRGLLTGLVAALLAAGLPTTAADAADGAAAAEDIAERVCRTSRVPLSFTSVPYVPGASEPAVTTLENQQIFVRFCQPKDSPSRTVQVLVHGITYDHRYWNLPDPDGSERYSWEAAAVKAGYATLAIDRLGAGESSHPPSFQVDVNSNAAAVRALISALRAGKVQAPVKNVPVEKVVLVGHSYGSITSWFAASANPEVDAVVLTGATHSIREFHTPLIVSAPLYPSFLDPAYAQKGYDPGYLTDRPGTRYDTYYAPDTNVDDRMLAADEATKGTVTFSELNNYPLFFRAPLDIRVPVFLLIGTNDALFCSLESGDLGAPCDTAENLVASEAPKLGPNVPSVDAYVVKGAGHALNAVRSSQESFAAAQRWIHTTVSGGQHRH; encoded by the coding sequence ATGAATTCTCGCTGGTCCCGTCGTGGCCTGCTCACCGGGCTGGTCGCCGCCCTGCTCGCCGCCGGTCTGCCGACGACCGCTGCCGACGCCGCAGACGGTGCTGCCGCCGCCGAGGACATCGCCGAACGCGTCTGTCGCACCAGCCGCGTCCCGCTCAGCTTCACCTCCGTGCCGTACGTGCCGGGGGCGTCCGAGCCGGCCGTCACGACGCTGGAGAACCAGCAGATCTTCGTGCGGTTCTGTCAGCCGAAGGACTCCCCGTCCCGGACCGTCCAGGTCCTCGTGCACGGCATCACCTACGACCACCGCTACTGGAACCTGCCCGACCCCGACGGCTCCGAGCGGTACTCGTGGGAGGCCGCCGCGGTGAAGGCCGGCTACGCGACGCTCGCGATCGACCGGCTCGGGGCGGGGGAGAGCTCGCACCCGCCGAGCTTCCAGGTCGACGTCAACTCCAACGCCGCGGCCGTCCGCGCCCTGATCTCGGCGCTCCGGGCCGGCAAGGTGCAGGCGCCGGTGAAGAACGTGCCGGTCGAGAAGGTCGTGCTCGTCGGCCATTCGTACGGTTCGATCACGAGCTGGTTCGCCGCCTCGGCCAACCCCGAGGTCGACGCCGTCGTGCTGACCGGAGCGACCCACAGCATCCGCGAGTTCCACACGCCGCTGATCGTGTCGGCGCCGCTCTACCCGTCGTTCCTCGACCCGGCATACGCCCAGAAGGGTTACGACCCCGGCTATCTGACGGACCGTCCGGGAACCCGGTACGACACCTACTACGCGCCGGACACGAATGTCGACGACCGCATGCTGGCCGCCGACGAGGCCACCAAAGGCACCGTCACTTTCTCCGAGCTGAACAACTACCCGCTGTTCTTCCGGGCCCCGCTCGACATCCGCGTGCCGGTGTTCCTGCTGATCGGCACCAACGACGCGCTGTTCTGCTCCCTGGAGTCCGGGGACCTCGGGGCGCCGTGCGACACGGCGGAGAACCTCGTCGCGAGCGAGGCCCCGAAGCTGGGTCCGAACGTGCCGTCGGTCGACGCCTACGTCGTCAAGGGCGCCGGCCACGCGCTCAACGCCGTCCGGTCCTCGCAGGAGTCGTTCGCCGCCGCGCAGCGCTGGATCCACACCACCGTGAGCGGCGGGCAGCACCGGCACTGA
- a CDS encoding M23 family metallopeptidase, whose amino-acid sequence MANGRHARGAEHLDAQLDLDASAPLSVPAPEMPVPTGRRRKEIAEPAALVTEVPRSGAVEDIVPAGSGRRRRVPPAPETVPATAARSEALPEALAAQPLPAPTGRRRKAAAPVESLAEIPAVAALPVPEVAVAPGTGRRRRTTAAPAPVVEPTIFTAAPAPVVVAPPVLELALEIPAGQIPAEQILEPVVELATRAERREAARKHAKRSARTHASSRRKVVVLPAGTPSGTSLIAGAAAVAVAAAGVVGAVKAGGGDADTSATMTGASALGVTESGSLVESASVNREQARASRERARDALADRIRAAEELKQKQEAAARALAAAKARAQQLALMAKNYSLPVRGYHLTATFGAGGYRWAAGHTGLDFACGYGSPIRAVAAGTVIFAGYDGAYGYKTVIRHLDGTESWYAHQSQILVRRGQVVAGQVIGRVGMTGNTSGPHLHLEIRVNDRPVNPYNWLRSKGLRP is encoded by the coding sequence GTGGCCAACGGCCGACATGCGCGTGGTGCTGAGCACCTCGACGCGCAGCTCGACCTAGACGCCTCGGCTCCGCTCTCGGTGCCGGCGCCCGAAATGCCGGTTCCGACCGGGCGGCGCCGCAAGGAGATCGCGGAGCCGGCCGCTCTCGTTACCGAGGTACCCCGTTCCGGGGCAGTTGAAGACATCGTCCCGGCCGGATCCGGCCGTCGCCGGCGCGTTCCCCCGGCGCCGGAGACCGTGCCCGCCACTGCGGCCCGCTCCGAGGCGCTCCCGGAGGCTCTGGCCGCCCAGCCGCTGCCGGCCCCCACCGGCCGCCGCCGCAAGGCCGCGGCCCCGGTCGAGAGCCTTGCCGAGATTCCCGCCGTCGCCGCGCTGCCGGTCCCCGAGGTCGCCGTCGCGCCCGGCACGGGCCGCCGCCGCCGGACCACGGCCGCGCCGGCTCCGGTGGTCGAGCCCACGATCTTCACCGCGGCCCCCGCCCCGGTCGTCGTCGCGCCGCCGGTCCTTGAGCTCGCGCTGGAGATCCCCGCCGGGCAGATTCCCGCCGAGCAGATCCTCGAGCCGGTCGTCGAACTGGCCACCCGCGCCGAGCGTCGCGAGGCGGCCCGTAAGCACGCCAAGCGCAGCGCCCGGACCCACGCGTCCAGCCGCCGCAAGGTCGTCGTCCTCCCGGCCGGTACGCCGAGCGGGACGTCGCTGATCGCCGGCGCCGCCGCGGTCGCGGTCGCCGCGGCCGGCGTGGTCGGCGCGGTGAAGGCCGGCGGCGGCGACGCCGACACCAGCGCCACGATGACCGGCGCCTCGGCCCTCGGGGTGACCGAGAGCGGCTCGCTGGTCGAGTCCGCCTCGGTGAACCGCGAGCAGGCCCGCGCCAGCCGCGAGCGCGCCCGCGACGCCCTCGCCGACCGCATCCGCGCCGCCGAGGAGCTGAAGCAGAAGCAGGAGGCGGCGGCCCGCGCCCTGGCCGCCGCGAAGGCTCGCGCCCAGCAGCTCGCGCTGATGGCGAAGAACTACAGCCTGCCGGTCCGGGGCTACCACCTCACCGCGACCTTCGGCGCCGGCGGTTACCGCTGGGCCGCCGGGCACACCGGCCTCGACTTCGCCTGCGGCTACGGCAGCCCGATCCGCGCCGTCGCGGCCGGGACCGTGATCTTCGCCGGCTACGACGGTGCCTACGGCTACAAGACCGTGATCCGGCACCTCGACGGCACCGAGAGCTGGTACGCCCACCAGTCGCAGATCCTGGTCCGCCGCGGCCAGGTCGTCGCCGGCCAGGTTATCGGCCGCGTCGGGATGACCGGCAACACCTCCGGGCCGCACCTGCACCTGGAGATCCGGGTCAACGACCGGCCGGTCAACCCCTACAACTGGCTCCGCTCGAAGGGTCTGCGCCCGTAG